In Nocardia sp. NBC_01327, the genomic stretch CGGGATCGGCGAGCAGGAAGCGCAGGAAGTCGATATTGGCCCGCACCCCGAGAATCTGGGTATCCCGCAGCGCCGCATCGAGTTTCGTCAGCGCGGCGGCGCGCTCCGGAGCGTAGGCGATGACCTTGGACAGCATCGGGTCGTAGTCGGCGCCGACGACGGTTCCGGCACGCAGGCCCGAATCGACCCGCACGCCTTTGCCTTCCGGTTCGGTCAGCGCCAGCACGGTGCCGCCGGTCGGCAGGAAGCCGCGGCCCGGATCCTCGGCGTACACGCGGGCTTCGACGGCGTGCCCGGTGAGCTTGATGTCCTCCTGGCTGACCGCCAGCTTCTGCCCGGCGGCAATGCGGACCTGGCATTCCACCAGATCCACGCCGGTGACCAGTTCGGTCACCGGATGTTCCACCTGCAGCCGGGTATTCATCTCCATGAAGAAGAACTCGTCGGGCGTATCGGCGGAGACGATGAATTCGACAGTGCCCGCGCCGACGTAATCGACGCTGCGCGCGGTATTGCAGGCGGCCGCGCCGATCCGGGCGCGGGTCTTGGCGTCCAGCAGCGGTGACGGCGCTTCCTCGATCACCTTCTGGTGCCGGCGCTGCAGGCTGCATTCACGCTCGCCCAGGTGCAGCACCTGGCCGAATTCGTCGGCCAGGATCTGGACCTCGATATGCCTGGGGCGGTTGACGAATCGCTCCAGGAAGAGAGTGTCGTCGCCGAAAGCCGAGGCGGCTTCGCGCCGGGCGCTGGCCAGCGCCTCGGGCAGCAGGGCGGGGTCCTCCACCCGCCGCATGCCCTTACCGCCGCCGCCGGCGGACGGCTTGACCAGTACCGGATAACCGATATCCGTTGCCGCCTCGATCAATTCGGCATCGGTGAGGCCGGGGCGCGCGATACCGGGCACCACCGGGACACCGTAGGCCGCGACCGCGTTCTTGGCGGTGATTTTATCGCCCATGACCTCGATGGCCCGGGTAGGCGGGCCGAGGAAGACGATGCCCGCCTGCTCGAGCGCCGCGGCGAAGGCCGGATTCTCCGACAGGAAGCCGTATCCCGGGTGCACGGCCTGCGCTCCGGAGCGCTCGGCCGCCGCGACGACCTTGGCGATATCCAGGTAGGACTCGCGGGCGGGAGCGGGTCCGAGTCGTACGGCGACATCCGCCTCGTGCACGTGGCGGGCATGCACATCGGCATCGCTGTACACCGCGACCGAGCGAATTCCCATGGCGCGCAGGGTGCGAATGACCCGCACGGCGATCTCACCGCGATTGGCGACCAGCACCGTATCGAAGGCGACGGGGTGTGCTTTGTTCATCATCTCGATCACATCCGGAAGACGCCGTAGGAGACCGGCTCCAGCGGCGCCTGCGCGCACGCCGAAAGAGCCAGTCCGACAACTGTTCTGGTATCGGCCGGGTCGATGACGCCATCGTCCCAGAGCCGCGCCGTCGAATAGTAGGGATTGCCCTGCGCCTCGTACTGGTCGCGAATGGGAGCCTTGAAGGCCTCCTGATCCTCGGGCGACCAGGGCTTGCCGGTGCTGTCGAGCTGATCGCCTCGCACCGTCGCCAGCACGGACGCCGCCTGCTCACCACCCATGACGGAGATGCGGGCATTGGGCCACATCCACAGGAAGCGCGGCGAATACGCGCGCCCGCACATGGAGTAGTTGCCCGCGCCGTAGGAGCCGCCGATGACCACGGTCAGCTTGGGCACCCGGGCGCAGGCCACCGCGGTGACCATTTTCGCGCCGTGCTTGGCGATGCCGCCCGCCTCGTAATCGCGGCCGACCATGAAGCCGGTGATGTTCTGCAGGAACAGCAGCGGGATCTTGCGCTTGTCGCACAGTTCGATGAAATGCGCGCCCTTCATGGCGGATTCGCTGAACAGCACGCCGTTATTGGCCACGATGCCGACCGGGTGGCCGTGGATATGGGCGAAGCCGGTGACCAGGGTGCGGCCGTATTCGGCCTTGAATTCCTGGAATTCGCCGCCGTCGACCATGCGGGTGATGACATCGCGCACGTCGTAGGGCGTCCGAAGGTCAACGGGCACAATGTCGTACAGCTCGTCCTGATCGGCGATGGCATCCACCGTCGGCCGGACCTCCCACGGGGTCGGCGTCTTCGGGCCGAGGGTGGCGATGATCGTGCGCACGATGCGCAGGGCGTCCTGATCGCTCTCGGCCAGGTGGTCGACCACACCCGAAGTGCGGGCGTGCAATTCGCCGCCGCCCAGATCCTCGGCCGTGACCACCTCGCCGGTGGCTGCCTTCACCAGCGGCGGACCGCCCAGGAAGATGGTGCCCTGATTGCGGACGATGATCGTCTCATCACTCATGGCGGGGACGTACGCGCCGCCCGCGGTGCAGGAGCCCATGACGGCGGAGATCTGCGCAATCCCCTTGGCGCTCATATTCGCCTGGTTGTAGAAGATGCGGCCGAAGTGCTCGCGGTCCGGGAAGACCTCGTCCTGCTTGGGCAGGAAGGCGCCGCCGGAGTCGACCAGGTAGATGCACGGCAGATTGTTCTGCAGCGCCACCTCCTGCGCCCGCAGATGCTTCTTGACGGTCATCGGGTAGTAGGTGCCGCCCTTGACCGTGGCGTCATTGGCAATGATCACGCATTCCCGGCCGGACACCCGGCCGATGCCGCCGATTACGCCCGCGCCCGGGCATTCGTCCCCGTACAGACCGGTGGCCGCCAGGGGCGAGAGCTCCAGGAAGGGCGAGCCCGGATCGAGCAGTTGATCCACCCGCTGACGTGGCAGCAGCTTGCCGCGGGCCAGATGACGCTCACGCGCCTTCTCCGGTCCGCCCAGCGCGCTCACCGCCAGACGGTCGCGCAGCTCCTCGACCAGCGCGCGGTGCGCGGCCCGATTGCCGGTGCGTACCTCCTCGGTGACCGTCATTCGCTCCGCCTCTCCGCGCGGGCCATCCGGCCCATTCGGTTAATCACCAATAACTGGAATTTAAGATAATCTGCACTAACCGAGTTGTCCAGGACCGAGGAAGGGAGACCACGGTGACCAGCAGCGACACCGTCGCCCCGACGCGGCGCGAACAGCTCAAAGCGCAGCGCAGGCAGCAGTTGCTGGATGCGGGAGCGCGGCTCATCGCCGATCGCGGTTTCCTGGGGATGCGTCTCGATGACCTGGGTGCGGCCGCGGGCATCAGCGGCCCGGCGGTCTACCGCCACTTCCCCAATAAGGAAGCGCTCTTGGTCGAGCTGCTGGTGGGCATCAGTCAGCGGCTGCTCGACGGCGGCCGAGCGGTGGCAGCCGAGGCCCCCACGCCCGCCCGAGCGCTCGATGCCCTCATCGACTTCCACCTCGACTTCGCCCTGGGCGAGCCCGAACTCATTCGCATCCAGGACCGCGACCTGGAAAACCTCCCCGACTCGGCCCGCCGCCAAGTCCGCCGCACCCAGCGCCAGTACGTAGAAGTCTGGGTAGCCGTCCTCCGCGACCTCTACCCCGCCCTCCCAGAGGCCACCGCCCGAGTCCAAGCCCACGCCACCTTCGGCCTGATCAACTCCACCCCCCACAGCGCCCCCGCCGCAACGGCCACCCGCGCCCGCCCGGTCCTGCGCCGCATGGCTTTAGCCGCCCTCGGCTGACCGCGTCCCCGTCATCCCGGCATGCCCACCCTCGTCATCCCGGCATGGTTTGGCCGGGATCCACTCAGGCCGCGCAAGTCTCAAGGGTGTGGATCCCGGCCAAAAGCGCGCCGGGATGACGGGGGTGGCGTTCAATTCTGTTGGGCGGCTGTGGATTTGCGAGCGGTGGCGAGGATTGCGGCGACTGTGGGGTCGGATTCCGCCGCTTCGGCGAGGGCTGCGGTGAGGGTTTCCTCGTAGCTGGGGCTCGCCTGCTGGTAGCGGGTGCGACCGGCGTCGGTGAGGACGGTGTAGACGCCGCGTTTGTCATCGGGGCAGAGGTCTCGGTAGGTGAGGTCGGCGGCATTGAGGCGCATGACGAGGCGGGTGACCGAGCTTTGGTTGAGACCCAGTTTCGCGGCCAGGTCCTGCATGCGGAGTTCGTTGTCGGGGGCCTCGTCGAGGAAGACGAGGGCCCGGTATTCGGAAAGACCCAGGCCGTGGCTGCGCTGCAGCGCGGCGGTCAGGCGGGTTTCGACGTGGGCGTGCAGGGTGAGCATGCGGTTCCACATCTGCGGATCGCCGGCCACTGCGGTGGGGCTGACACGGGATGGCATGGGACTCCTCGATTCCTCCGGGCGGGGGTTGACATGAGTTTACTTGTACATGCATGCTTCTTGCTACAAAGAACTTGCATATACATGCAACTACTTGATCAGGAGTCTCCCATGGCATGGGTTTATTTGCTGATCGCTTCGGTGTTCGAGGTGGTATTCGCCTTGGGCACCAATGCGACACAGGGTTTCACGGTGCTCGGACCCTCGGTGCTGACCGCGCTGGCCGCGGCGGGCGGGATCTTCTTCCTGAGCCTGGCGCTGAAATCGCTCGATGTGGGTGTCGGCTACACCGTATGGACCGGGATCGGTTCCGTGGGCACGGTCATCCTCGGGTCGATCGTCTTCCACGAGGCGGTGACGCCCGCGAAGGTGGCGGCCTTCGTGCTGATCATCGGCGGCGTGCTCGGCCTCAAGGTCGCCGACAAGCTCGCCACGTCGAGCGCCGCCTGATTCCCCTTCAACACAACAGCTTCCAAGGAGTGCCGTCATGGCTTGGGGTTATCTGCTCATCGCCGCCGTATTCGAAATCGCGTTCGCACTGGGAACCAATGCCACCAAGGGGTTCACCCGCCTGTGGCCGTCGGTGTTCACCCTGCTGGCCGCGGCGGGCGGGATATTCATGTTGAGTCTGGCGTTGCGGACGCTGGATGTCGGTGTGGGGTACACGGTCTGGACCGGGATCGGATCGATCGGCACGGTCGTGCTCGGCGCGCTGATCTACAAGGAGAAGATCACCGTGCCGAAGCTGATCTCGTTCGCGGCCATCATCGCGGGCGCGATCACCCTGCGCATTGCCTCGGGCGGATAGCCGATCGCCTCGGGCGGATAACCGAATCCCGCTCACGCACCGCGGAGTTCACGCTCCGCGGTGCGCAGCACCATGAGGAAGCCCTGATGAATCGCGGGCAGAAACATATACGTGCACAACCCCGGCAGTACCGGCGAGGCGATCTCGAAGGTCGAGAACCAGCGCACCCGCGTGCCGCGCGCCACCTGCTTGAAGGAGATGAATCCCTCCTGATGCCGCAGCGGCGGAACGGATTTCAACAGCCGATAGCGCATGAGCTCGTTCGGCGTGTACTCGACGATCTCCTCGGTGAGCCGGATGAGCGGCGTGACTATCAGCCGGACCGCGCCCTTGCCGTGGCCGGCGGTATCACCGGGACGCACCAGGGTGACCCGGCGCACCAGCGGAACCCGCTGGTAATTGGTCGCGTCGGTGAGCCAATCGAAGACATCGGGCAGGGGTGCTCGGATGGTGCGCTCAACATCGACCGTGCGCATGCCGGCTCCGTTCTGATCTCGCCCGAACCTCCGGGCAGCCTACGAGATCCTACGGTCGGGCGGCGAAATAAACACGCCACAGTGTAGTAACGGTGAGCGCCGAATCAAATGAGCGCCTTGTGCTTTCGCAGCCGATGGCGCACGTCCGCCATCATCGAACGGGTGCCCGCGGTGCGAATGAACCTGGGTATGAATCGATTGACGAAACCGACGAAGAGGAACAGGTTTTCGAAGCGGCGCTGATCGGTCGCGGTCCACTCGACGCCCATCATGTCGCGGAAGTGCGGCGCCAGGAAGCCGGCGGTGAGGAAGCGCAGCAGACCGCCGAAGAGCAATCGCAGATACCAGTGGATCATTCGCAGATGCAGCAGGTCCTCGACATAGGCGCGCACCTTCTCATCGACGACGGACTGCTCGACGGCCAGGTTCCAGTACTCGCCGAATTCGGCGCGGGTTGCGGGCCACATCTCCTCGGTGACCTGCAGCGTCGTACCCAGCGGGGCGGACGTGCGGTAGAAGTCCTCGGCCTGCTCCGGACTCATTCTGCCGTTCAGCAGCTGATAGGAGTCCTCGAAGCCGACATACAGGCACGCCGCCACCCACAGCTGCAGATTGCGGTCGAAGGCGTTGTACTTCACGGCCGCGCCGGGCTCCGACTTCACCTGGCGGTGCGCCACATTCACCGCCTCCCGGAAGGCCACCCGCTCCTGCGGCGTGCCCAGGATGGCGACCGCGAGATAGGACGCCGTGGTGCGCAGGCGTTTCCAGGGATGCACCATGAGCGCGCCGGATTCCACCCGGCTCTCGGCGACGCCGTGGCCGACACCGGGGCGGGTCATCTGCATGGCGACATTCGCCGCCGCGCCCGCGAATTGCCAGAAGTCGAGGGCGTCCGCCAGCGCGGGCGGGCGCTTGGTCTGCGAGCGATGAACTCCGGGGATGTGCACGCGGGTCTGCTCGGTCGTCAATCCCGCACCCCCGGGAAACGACCTCCCGTCATGCGGAAACGACTCGAAGGGCTGCGCTGCCGCCGATGTCATGTCAGTCCTTTCGCACCGAATGGCTGAATGATCCATAACTTAGAACCAGCCCGAGGCTTGGTCAATAGCCATTTTCCGCCACAAACATGCTGCCCATGAAGGATGAATCCAGTTTACGGAAACCTTCCGCATACAGAAGAATGATGGGTAACATACGCCGTTGCGACCCGTCACTCGAACCGATGGGCTGCGGTCAAGGAAGGAATCTGCGCGCATGCTGCAACGGCTCGATCGCATCTTGAGCTACGAGATGAAGGTCTCCGAGTTCCTCGGAACGCTCATCCTGCTCGGCATCCCCTACGGGCTCGTCGGCGTCATCTGGACGCTCACGCACACCTCGCATCTGAAGCAGCTGCACGGCATCGCCGTGATCGTCTCGTTCCTGGGATCGATCGTGTGCTGGCCGGTGCTCACCTTCTCGAATGTGTGCATGACGTAATGATGATTCTGGTCTGGCTCATCGACCTTCTCGTCATGGGAATCAAGGTGCTCGGTGGGCGTATGAAGGTGAATCCCGTTCTCCGCTTCGCACTCTGGACGGCCGTGCTCAGCACGTTCGCCGCCGGCGTCGCGGTCCTGGGCTTTCTGCTGGTGCTGCTGCAGCACCATCTCCACAACCTCGCGTAAGGGGTGCGATGTCGACCACCACCGAAGAGCCGCGCAGTCGCGTCGGGCCACCGGTCCCGGAGCACGGTGAGCTCGCCCGGATCGGCGAGAGTCTGGCCGGACTCTGGCGCCGCCATCCGCAGCAGTCACTGGAGACCCTCGGCCGGCAGGTGCTGCTGGGCCGGGAAGCCCTGGTGCAGTTGATCGTTTCGATTGCCCGGCGGCGCTTTCCGTATCGGGAGTTCATCAAGCAGTGCGCATTCATGACCAGCGTGTCGGCCGCACCGACCGTGCTGGTCGCCATTCCCATCGCGGTGGTGGTCTCGATTCAGGTGGGCGCGCTGGTGAACCAGGTCGGTGCGACCACCTTCATCGGCGCGGTCGCCGGGCTGGGCATCATCCGGCAGGGTGCGCCGCTGGTCACCTCGCTCATGATCGCGGGTGCGGTCGGGTCGGCCATTACCGCCGATCTCGGCTCCCGGACCATTCGCGAGGAGATCGACGCCATGATGGTGATGGGCGTGGATCCGGTGCGGCGCCTGGTGGCGCCGCGACTGCTGGCGGCGGTGCTGGTGAGCATGCTGCTGTGCGGGTTCATCGTCTTCGTGGGCTTCGGCACCGCCTACATGTTCAATGTCTATGCGCAGCAGGGAACTCCGGGTTCGTTCATCGGATCGTTCGCCTCGTTCGCGGTCGCGAACGACCTCGTCATCGCGCTGGTGAAGGCCGCCATCTTCGGAGTGCTGACGGCAATCATCGCCTGCGACACGGGATTACACGCGCACGGCGGCCCCGGAGGCGTTGCGAATGCGGTGAATTCGGCGGTGGTCAGTTCCGCGCTCATGCTCTTCGCCACCAATGTCATTCTGACGCAGCTCTACAACACCTTCTTCCCGACGAAGGTGGTGTGAGATGGGCAGCACCTACACTCCCCCGGCGCTCCGGCCCGTACGCATGGCGAGCAATGCGCTGGCCGCGCCGATCCAGGCGAATCAGCGGCTCGGGCATCAGACGATCACGTTCTTCCAGTCCGTGATCGCAATGCCTTTCGTGCTCAAGCACTATCGCAAGGAAGTACTGCGGCTGACCGCCGATGTCGGCTGGGGCAATGGTTCGCTCATCGTGGGCGGCGGCACCATCGGCATCGTGGTGGCGCTGTGCGGATTCGCCGGCATCACCGTCGGCATGGAATCGTTCACGGCGCTGAATCTGCTGACCATGAGTCCGCTCACCGGTGCGATCTCCGGCTTCGCCACCACGCGCGAACTGGCGCCCATCATCGCCACCCTCGCCTTCGCCATTCAGGCCGGCTGCCGGTTCACCGCACAGCTGGGCGCCATGCGCATCTCCGAGGAGATCGACGCCCTGGAATCCATTGCCATCCGGCCGCTTCCGTATCTGGTGAGCACCCGGATGATCGCCTCGACGCTCACCATCATCCCGCTCTACAGCGTGGGCCTGGCGGTGGCGTATCTGGCGACCAAGCTGTCGGTGCTGTTCCTGGGCGGCACCACCTCGGGCACCTACGACCACTATTTCTTCCAGTTCCTGCTGGGTCCGGACGTGTTCTGGTCACTGCTCAAAGTCATGATCTTCGTGATGATCTCGACGTTCATCCAGTGCTACTACGGCTATATCGCCTCGGGCGGGCCGGAGGGTGTCGGGGTGGCCGCCGGGCGGGCCATCAAGATGGTCATCGTCGTCATGGTGTTCGTGAATCTATTTCTCACCCTTGCCATCTGGGGCATCGACCCCGGCTTCCGGATTTCGGGGTAGGCGAATATGTTGCTCGATCCGAGTGGGCGCGGGCCCACGGCCCGGCAGCTCTCGATGGCCGGTCTGGCCATGATGACCGCGCTGGCCCTGCTGCTGTACCTGCTGACGCTGCGCTACAACGGGCGCTTCGAGGACAAGGTGCCGGTCACCGCACTGCTCACCAGTACCGGCGACGGCCTGCCCGCCCGCGCCGATGTGAAGTTCCGGGGCATGGTGGTCGGCCGCGTCGACTCCGTCGAGGTCATGGCCAAGGGGGAACGGCAGCAGGCGCGATTGGTGCTGAAACCCGCTGCGGCGGGCACCATTCCGGCGAATGTCGCGGCGCGGGTCATCCCCAACAATATCTTCGGCGTCACCGCCGTCGAGCTGGTCGATACCGCGCCCACCCAGCAGACCCTGCATGCCGGGGCCACCATTCCGGAGGACACCAGCGAGGGCACGGTCCAATTGCAGACCACCCTGAATGTGCTGCGCAATGTGCTGCAGAACATTCAGCCGGAGAAGCTCGGACGGGTGCTGGGCACGCTGTCGGCGGCGCTGGATCCGCAGTCGCGGGTGCCGGGCTCGACCATCGAGCGGCTCGACAATTGGATGACCGAGGTCCATGCCATTCCCGGTATCGGCAATCTGCTCGGCGACCTCGGGCGGGCCGCCACCGCGCTCAGCGTCTCCGCACCGGATCTCGTGGGAATGCTGGCGAAATCGGTCACGACCGCGCGCACGCTCACCGAGCAGCGGGCGAATCTGGTGGCACTGCTGACCACCGGCGGCGCCACGCTCGACCAGGTCAATGCGCTCTTCGCCCGCAATCCCGATTCCGGCAAGTTCCTGGTGTCGGGCCTGGATCAGCTCTTCGGCTCACTGGCCCAGGATCCGCAGGCCATTCCCTATACGGTCGCCAATCTCAATACCGCGCTGCAGCGATTGCAGGGCGCGTTCAGCTTCGGTCCCAAGAAGCAGATGGTGTGGAAGATGGATGTGACCTTCACGCCGTTCCAGCAGTACACGGCCAAGGATTGCCCGCACTACGGTGACCAGGCGGGACCGCGGTGCGGCGGTGCCACGGTGCCGGAAGTGGCTCCGGCACAACAGTATCCGCAGCAGTTGCTGCCACAGCATCTCGATGCCGCCGGACCGGCTCCGGTGACCGTGCCGGGTGCGAATGCGCCGGGCATCCCCGGGTTGCCGAGCATTCCGGGACTGTCACTGCCGAGTCTGCCCGCGATTCCGGGACTGCCGTCCATACCCGGCATCACCGCTCCGGCGGCGCTGAACGAAACCTTGCCCGCCACACCACAACCCGCGGGATTGCGGGGCAGCGCCGCCGTGGCCGCACTGGTCGGCGGCAGGCCCACCGCGGCTCAGCTGCTACTGCTCGGCCCCGTCCTGGCCGGTGGATCGCTGGTGCCGTCCGAGTCCGGAGGAGCCGCATGAAATCCGGAAAGTCCCTGGCGGGCTTCAGCCTCTTCGCCATTGTCGCGGTGCTGCTGACCTACACCATCTGGTCCACACTGCAGCGGTCCGTGCCGGGCAGCACCGCCACCTACTCCGCCGTCTTCTCCGATGTCCTGGGCCTGCGCGTCGGTGACGACGTCCGCATGGCAGGGGTGCGGGTCGGGCGGGTGGACACGATCGAATTCGGCGATGAGTACCGCGCCCGGGTGGCCCTGCGCATCCAGGACGACCAGCATCTGAGCACCACGACGAAGGCGCTGGTCAGGTATCAGAATCTCATCGGGCAGCGCTATATCGCGCTGATGCCGGGCAAGGATGCCGGGCAGCTGCTCGCGGCGGGCGGGCAGATCCCGCTGGAGCACACCGAGCCGTCGTTCGATGTCTCGACACTGCTGTCGGGGTTCGAACCGCTGTTCAGTGTGCTGCAGCCGGATCAGATCAACTCGCTGTCGGAGACGCTCATTCAGGCGCTGCAGGGCAATGGGGTTTCGCTCAGTGCGCTGGTCACCCAGGCCGCACAGCTGGCGGGCACCTTCGGGCAGCGCGATCAGATTCTCGGCGATGTGGTGTCCAATCTCAGCAGTGTGATCTCGGGCCTGGCCCACCGCAGCGGTGAGCTGGAAACCCTGATCACCCAGACCCGAGCGCTGACCGAGGCGCTGTATTCCCAGGGTGAATCGCTGAAGAGTTCGGTGGATCATGTTGCCACCGCGACGGATTCCCTGGTCGGCATTATCGCCCAGGTCAAGCCGGGCATGGCACAGGCGCAGACCGATGCCACCAGCGGGATCGCCCTGCTGCTGACCAATGGCGCGTCGCTGGATCGGGCCGCCGTGCAATTGCCCGATTTCCTCAATGGGGTAGCCCGTTTCAGCAGCTACGGCGCCTACGGCAATGCGTATATCTGCCGCCTGGACGTGTCGCTGTGGGGTGTGGCCCTGCCGCCGGGAGTGTTCTCTCAGATCGGCGGACCTGCTCAATCGGAGGTGTGCCGGTAATGAAACGACTGCGACTACCCGCGATCCGGTACCCCGGATTCCTGCGCAATCGCTCTCTGCGACTCGGGCTGTACGCGTCCGGATTCGTGGCGCTGCTGCTCATCGGCTCGACGGCATTCAGCCAGGCGCGCCTGGGCGACAAGACGATTCACGCCGAATTCGCGCAGGCCGCCGGGCTGCGCCCCGGTGCGACGGTGGATATCTCCGGTATCGAGGTCGGCTCGGTCACCGCCGTCACGCTCGACAACGGCAAGGTGCTGGTGGATCTGAAGGTGCACCGCGATGTGCACCTGGCCGCGGATGCCAAGGCGGCGATCAAGATGTCCACCATCCTGGGCCGGCTGCACGTCGACCTGGTACCGGGCAAGGGAACAGCGCTCTCCGGCGATCGGATCAGGCTCGAAAACACCAGTGTCCCTTACAACCTGGGCAAAGTGATTCAGGATCCGCAGTACAAGTCCTCGTTCGAGCACATCGAGCGCATCGACCCGCAGAAGCTGCGGCAGGCGCTGGATGTGGTCGATCAGCAGATGGGCAGCTCCCCCGAACTGGCGGTACAGGCGCTCGACAGCGTCGGTGCGCTGGCCAAGGTCATCAATGATCGCCGGGACGAGGTGGACAGCCTGCTCAAGGGCATGGACACGGTGTCACAGCTGGCGGCCGACAATCAGAACAGCGTGCTGCTGCTACTGACTCGCGGTGAGGCCATCGGTACGGCGGTGCAGCAGCGGCAGACGCTGCTGAAGCAGCTGCTCGACAATGTGGCGTCGCTGTCGCAGCTGCTGCAGCAGATGGGCCTGGAGAACAACGGCCAGCTGGGGCCGCTCATCGGCAATCTCAACACCATGTCCCAGGGCTTGGAGAAGAACAAGGCCAATCTGGACCGGCTGTACGAGATCATGCCGGTCGCCCTGCGGCAGTTCAACAATGTGCTCGGCAACGGCCCGTACGGGGATGTGTACGCGCCCTGGATCTTCCCGGACAACTGGCTGTGCTTCGCGCAGGCCGTGAGTGGGTGCAAATAATGAAACTACGTCTGATTGCCAAGCTTGCCGCGATCTGCGTGGTGGCGACGGTCGGATCGGGCTGTTCGCTACTGCCCGCGAGTCTGACCTCGCTGCCCGAGGAGTATCTGGGCAATCGCATGCGCATTACCGCGGACTTCGAGAATGTGGCCGGACTCTATGCGGGCAATGAGGTTTCGGTGCTCGGGGTTCCGATCGGCGATGTCGAATCCGTGACGGCCAAGGGCAGTTATGTGCAGGTGGTCATGTCGGTCGATCGGAGTGTGAAGATTCCGGCGGATGCCATTGCGGCGCTGGTGAATCCGCAGTTGATCACCAATCGGCACGTGGAGCTGGCTCCGGCCTATACCGGGGACGGGCCGACGCTCGGCGACAATGCCTATATTCCGCGGGAGCGCACCAGGGTTCCGGTGGAGCTGGATCGGATTCTGGCGAATTTCGATCAGCTCGGGGCGGCGCTGAAGGGCGACAACCAGACCGGGCCCATGGCCAGCCGAGTGCTCTTCCCGCTGTTGAACGGCAATGGCGATCGGCTGCGCGGCACCCTGGACGCACTGTCCTCGGCCTTCGAGGTGACCTTCGCGAACAAGGACCAGATCTCCAACACCATTATCAAACTCAATGACGTCACCCAGGTCATCGCCTCCAATGATCAGACGGTGCGCGACTTCAGCGGGCGGCTCACCGATCTGGTGAATCTCATGGGTGAGCAGGCGCCGGGCCTGCAGGCGGTGCTGCGGCAGCTCGACGACTTCGTCACCAACACGGCGACTTTGGTCGGCGACAATAAAGATCAACTGGCGGGAGCGCTCACCCGATTCGTCGCGATAACCAGCCAGATGCGCACCAACGCACGGGGTCTCACCGAGATCGTCGATGTCGCGCCGCTGCTGTTCCAGAACATC encodes the following:
- a CDS encoding MlaE family ABC transporter permease — encoded protein: MSTTTEEPRSRVGPPVPEHGELARIGESLAGLWRRHPQQSLETLGRQVLLGREALVQLIVSIARRRFPYREFIKQCAFMTSVSAAPTVLVAIPIAVVVSIQVGALVNQVGATTFIGAVAGLGIIRQGAPLVTSLMIAGAVGSAITADLGSRTIREEIDAMMVMGVDPVRRLVAPRLLAAVLVSMLLCGFIVFVGFGTAYMFNVYAQQGTPGSFIGSFASFAVANDLVIALVKAAIFGVLTAIIACDTGLHAHGGPGGVANAVNSAVVSSALMLFATNVILTQLYNTFFPTKVV
- a CDS encoding ABC transporter permease, with amino-acid sequence MGSTYTPPALRPVRMASNALAAPIQANQRLGHQTITFFQSVIAMPFVLKHYRKEVLRLTADVGWGNGSLIVGGGTIGIVVALCGFAGITVGMESFTALNLLTMSPLTGAISGFATTRELAPIIATLAFAIQAGCRFTAQLGAMRISEEIDALESIAIRPLPYLVSTRMIASTLTIIPLYSVGLAVAYLATKLSVLFLGGTTSGTYDHYFFQFLLGPDVFWSLLKVMIFVMISTFIQCYYGYIASGGPEGVGVAAGRAIKMVIVVMVFVNLFLTLAIWGIDPGFRISG
- a CDS encoding MlaD family protein, producing MLLDPSGRGPTARQLSMAGLAMMTALALLLYLLTLRYNGRFEDKVPVTALLTSTGDGLPARADVKFRGMVVGRVDSVEVMAKGERQQARLVLKPAAAGTIPANVAARVIPNNIFGVTAVELVDTAPTQQTLHAGATIPEDTSEGTVQLQTTLNVLRNVLQNIQPEKLGRVLGTLSAALDPQSRVPGSTIERLDNWMTEVHAIPGIGNLLGDLGRAATALSVSAPDLVGMLAKSVTTARTLTEQRANLVALLTTGGATLDQVNALFARNPDSGKFLVSGLDQLFGSLAQDPQAIPYTVANLNTALQRLQGAFSFGPKKQMVWKMDVTFTPFQQYTAKDCPHYGDQAGPRCGGATVPEVAPAQQYPQQLLPQHLDAAGPAPVTVPGANAPGIPGLPSIPGLSLPSLPAIPGLPSIPGITAPAALNETLPATPQPAGLRGSAAVAALVGGRPTAAQLLLLGPVLAGGSLVPSESGGAA
- a CDS encoding MlaD family protein, whose translation is MKSGKSLAGFSLFAIVAVLLTYTIWSTLQRSVPGSTATYSAVFSDVLGLRVGDDVRMAGVRVGRVDTIEFGDEYRARVALRIQDDQHLSTTTKALVRYQNLIGQRYIALMPGKDAGQLLAAGGQIPLEHTEPSFDVSTLLSGFEPLFSVLQPDQINSLSETLIQALQGNGVSLSALVTQAAQLAGTFGQRDQILGDVVSNLSSVISGLAHRSGELETLITQTRALTEALYSQGESLKSSVDHVATATDSLVGIIAQVKPGMAQAQTDATSGIALLLTNGASLDRAAVQLPDFLNGVARFSSYGAYGNAYICRLDVSLWGVALPPGVFSQIGGPAQSEVCR
- a CDS encoding MCE family protein — protein: MKRLRLPAIRYPGFLRNRSLRLGLYASGFVALLLIGSTAFSQARLGDKTIHAEFAQAAGLRPGATVDISGIEVGSVTAVTLDNGKVLVDLKVHRDVHLAADAKAAIKMSTILGRLHVDLVPGKGTALSGDRIRLENTSVPYNLGKVIQDPQYKSSFEHIERIDPQKLRQALDVVDQQMGSSPELAVQALDSVGALAKVINDRRDEVDSLLKGMDTVSQLAADNQNSVLLLLTRGEAIGTAVQQRQTLLKQLLDNVASLSQLLQQMGLENNGQLGPLIGNLNTMSQGLEKNKANLDRLYEIMPVALRQFNNVLGNGPYGDVYAPWIFPDNWLCFAQAVSGCK
- a CDS encoding MCE family protein; amino-acid sequence: MKLRLIAKLAAICVVATVGSGCSLLPASLTSLPEEYLGNRMRITADFENVAGLYAGNEVSVLGVPIGDVESVTAKGSYVQVVMSVDRSVKIPADAIAALVNPQLITNRHVELAPAYTGDGPTLGDNAYIPRERTRVPVELDRILANFDQLGAALKGDNQTGPMASRVLFPLLNGNGDRLRGTLDALSSAFEVTFANKDQISNTIIKLNDVTQVIASNDQTVRDFSGRLTDLVNLMGEQAPGLQAVLRQLDDFVTNTATLVGDNKDQLAGALTRFVAITSQMRTNARGLTEIVDVAPLLFQNISNATSREHQALRLHGLLDKSVLDSEVLSTFCQRLLIRSDGCRTGKVEDFGPDFGLTAALLGIANPQ